In the genome of Leptospira koniambonensis, one region contains:
- a CDS encoding FlgO family outer membrane protein, protein MKNHLKFILVVVGFIFCFNCQKPEDLAVLVAPITYSIAKNAIDQGKKNGEYCIKLKYSNIQKGEGDWPSGEINYEVESAEYPGKVGKIHYILNGSHLATAIVVPPGKNKTQFQVNLVESAIVFGQTQSIETYLNVMAKQLSENTPKDLKIAVFDFEGIKGERTVLGKRLPESLINYLVNYKLQVLERRSLDSVIKELSFQKTGLTQGSDVRNEIGKFLGADAILTGTLKNDKEEILINARIIRIDTGTVVAAEKIIIPKYLFPQTDLHVF, encoded by the coding sequence ATGAAAAACCATTTAAAATTCATTCTCGTAGTAGTTGGATTTATTTTTTGTTTCAACTGCCAAAAGCCTGAAGACCTTGCTGTATTGGTTGCTCCAATTACTTATTCTATAGCTAAGAACGCTATTGACCAGGGTAAAAAGAATGGAGAATACTGTATAAAACTTAAATACTCGAATATTCAGAAAGGAGAAGGGGACTGGCCTTCTGGAGAAATTAATTACGAAGTAGAATCTGCGGAATATCCTGGAAAAGTCGGGAAGATTCATTACATATTAAATGGCAGTCATTTGGCCACTGCTATCGTTGTGCCCCCAGGAAAAAATAAAACTCAGTTTCAAGTCAATCTAGTTGAAAGTGCAATCGTATTTGGCCAAACTCAAAGCATCGAAACTTACCTTAATGTTATGGCTAAGCAATTATCTGAGAACACTCCGAAGGATCTTAAAATTGCAGTTTTTGATTTTGAAGGTATTAAGGGAGAGCGAACCGTATTAGGAAAACGTCTCCCAGAATCTCTTATTAATTATCTTGTCAATTATAAGCTACAAGTATTAGAAAGACGTTCCCTAGATTCAGTAATAAAAGAACTAAGTTTTCAGAAAACAGGTTTAACTCAGGGCTCAGATGTGCGGAATGAGATAGGCAAATTTTTAGGAGCAGATGCTATTTTAACAGGAACCTTGAAGAATGATAAGGAAGAGATATTAATAAACGCTAGAATAATTAGAATAGACACTGGAACGGTGGTTGCTGCAGAAAAAATAATTATTCCTAAGTATCTCTTTCCCCAAACTGATCTTCATGTCTTTTAA
- a CDS encoding DUF2442 domain-containing protein — protein sequence MISSVSEAKAQRIWFDEDNLWLSLYDGRTLSVPLAYFPRLRRANKEQLERYEISGGGIGLHWDDIDEDISVPGLLLGNGDLTSHNKKL from the coding sequence ATGATTTCTTCGGTATCTGAAGCAAAAGCCCAAAGAATTTGGTTTGATGAAGATAATCTTTGGTTATCTTTATATGATGGTAGAACTTTATCAGTTCCACTCGCTTATTTTCCTCGATTAAGAAGAGCTAACAAAGAGCAACTTGAAAGATATGAAATTAGCGGAGGAGGAATAGGTCTTCATTGGGATGATATAGATGAAGATATCAGTGTTCCTGGTCTCTTGCTCGGAAATGGCGATCTTACCTCTCATAATAAAAAATTGTAA
- a CDS encoding type II toxin-antitoxin system RelE/ParE family toxin: protein MIISFRHKGLEQFFETGSKKGIQADHSNKLARILDRLDSSTSPKDMDLPAYRLHSLKDREKGRWSVWVNGNWRVTFEFKGENAIIVDYEDYH, encoded by the coding sequence TTGATTATCTCCTTTAGACACAAAGGCCTTGAACAGTTTTTTGAAACTGGCAGTAAGAAAGGAATTCAAGCAGATCATTCCAATAAATTAGCTAGAATTCTGGATAGGTTGGATTCCTCCACATCTCCCAAAGATATGGATTTGCCTGCATATCGTTTACATTCTCTAAAGGATCGTGAAAAGGGCAGATGGTCAGTCTGGGTAAATGGGAATTGGCGTGTTACCTTTGAATTTAAAGGTGAAAACGCAATAATCGTCGATTATGAAGATTATCACTAG
- a CDS encoding leucine-rich repeat domain-containing protein, with translation MKHHFANFLDGENGYWEMVPNGDRHQFDIDSIHTKKHETKIVTYGKNNTNWEKVFSFPNLEEVTLHEPNKDQLQSIEKLASLKRLRITHARVKDIEFLSHLERLEELVLEYVSGFSDLFPLGKLQKLRSLNLENLRGVSDYKGLTGLKKLKYLRIDGTLDWNQPIDNFEFLGDLTSLEVLKLGSIFNKSPFPALLSIAKLKRMKKIWIPSNILDVKEFAFIEACFPKVKGAIRAPFSKIAYSTIFLPKTDARSSLSDDDIQKHHPEVTIDYKGRRTIADPDSEWFEFLGKRAGRVKCNSPQSSEKCFEYAVKYDSMKKEALSLLKKAH, from the coding sequence ATGAAACATCATTTTGCTAATTTTTTAGATGGAGAGAATGGGTATTGGGAAATGGTTCCGAACGGGGATCGTCATCAATTTGATATCGATAGCATTCATACCAAAAAGCATGAGACTAAAATAGTTACCTACGGAAAGAATAATACGAATTGGGAAAAAGTCTTTTCATTTCCAAATCTTGAAGAAGTAACACTCCATGAGCCAAATAAAGACCAACTACAGTCAATTGAAAAACTTGCTTCTCTAAAAAGATTACGAATTACTCATGCTAGAGTAAAAGACATAGAATTTCTATCTCACTTAGAGAGGCTAGAAGAGTTAGTTCTTGAATATGTCTCAGGGTTTTCCGATCTCTTTCCGCTTGGCAAACTTCAAAAATTGAGATCATTAAACTTAGAGAATCTTCGTGGAGTTTCAGATTATAAAGGGCTTACTGGATTGAAAAAGCTCAAATATCTACGAATTGATGGAACTTTAGATTGGAATCAACCCATAGATAATTTTGAATTTCTCGGAGATCTTACTTCATTAGAAGTTCTTAAATTAGGAAGTATATTTAATAAGTCGCCATTTCCTGCCTTATTATCTATTGCGAAGTTAAAAAGAATGAAAAAGATTTGGATCCCCAGCAATATCTTAGATGTAAAAGAATTTGCTTTTATTGAAGCATGCTTTCCTAAAGTGAAAGGTGCAATAAGGGCTCCTTTTTCCAAAATAGCCTATTCAACTATATTTCTTCCGAAGACTGATGCTCGTTCATCACTTTCTGATGATGATATTCAAAAGCACCATCCTGAGGTCACAATTGATTATAAAGGTAGGAGAACGATTGCTGACCCCGATTCTGAATGGTTTGAATTTCTTGGAAAGCGTGCCGGAAGAGTTAAGTGTAATAGCCCTCAATCATCCGAAAAATGTTTCGAGTATGCAGTAAAATATGATTCTATGAAAAAGGAAGCATTGTCCTTACTAAAAAAAGCGCATTAA
- a CDS encoding DUF2695 domain-containing protein: MEIQKLKELLISGIMISGQSSLDRRLPAKKSVPIFIDVRRRLKDFLLENPDAVEGWKLLSQAEEALLNYADAISNFEKYLNLKGRDNKDLKKLAQLKESQLELHDLILSPEELKDLSNILNKYILE; the protein is encoded by the coding sequence ATGGAAATTCAGAAATTAAAAGAACTGTTAATATCAGGAATTATGATATCTGGGCAAAGTTCTTTAGATAGAAGATTGCCAGCTAAAAAATCTGTTCCTATATTTATAGATGTTCGAAGAAGACTAAAGGATTTTTTGTTAGAAAATCCAGATGCAGTGGAAGGATGGAAATTACTCTCACAGGCAGAAGAGGCATTGTTAAATTATGCAGATGCAATTTCTAATTTTGAAAAATATTTAAATTTGAAGGGGAGAGATAATAAGGATCTTAAGAAATTGGCTCAATTAAAGGAAAGTCAATTGGAATTGCATGATCTAATACTTTCTCCGGAAGAATTAAAGGATTTAAGCAATATATTAAATAAATATATACTTGAGTAA
- a CDS encoding DUF4160 domain-containing protein — MPKVFERNGYKFFFFANEGNPREPIHIHVRRGEKLAKFWLKPNVKLEDNYGFNSKELNWIEEEIENNLNLIEGKWNDFFGI; from the coding sequence ATGCCAAAAGTTTTTGAAAGAAACGGCTATAAGTTCTTTTTCTTTGCAAATGAAGGAAATCCTCGAGAACCAATTCACATTCATGTGAGAAGAGGAGAAAAATTAGCAAAATTCTGGCTAAAGCCAAATGTAAAGTTAGAAGATAATTATGGATTTAACTCTAAAGAGTTAAATTGGATTGAAGAAGAGATTGAGAATAATTTAAATCTTATAGAAGGTAAATGGAATGATTTCTTCGGTATCTGA
- a CDS encoding HigA family addiction module antitoxin, protein MNKRKPTHPGEILLEDIIKPLGLTITEAAKDLGISRKTLSEIVNCKSPVTPEMAVRIAIATNTSAESWLSMQTKLDLWTAMQERPKNIVKFPISA, encoded by the coding sequence ATGAATAAGAGAAAACCTACTCATCCAGGTGAAATTCTACTAGAAGATATAATAAAGCCCTTAGGATTAACCATAACTGAGGCAGCGAAAGACTTAGGAATATCTCGTAAAACATTATCGGAAATAGTAAATTGCAAGAGTCCAGTTACTCCAGAAATGGCAGTAAGAATAGCAATAGCAACAAATACTTCGGCAGAGAGTTGGCTGAGCATGCAGACAAAATTAGATTTATGGACTGCAATGCAAGAAAGGCCTAAGAATATAGTTAAGTTTCCAATCTCTGCGTAA